The Euphorbia lathyris chromosome 2, ddEupLath1.1, whole genome shotgun sequence genome includes a window with the following:
- the LOC136220385 gene encoding polygalacturonase-like has protein sequence MAKTFSFHALTFLFITFITSTMAATYNVQSYGAKPDGQTDSTKAFLTAWTQVCASNTPATLYVPPGKFSLGKVEFQGPCKNGAVSVTIDGTLLAPSDYYSIGDKKNWVIFENVNGLTVSGGVLYGQGSKLWSCKSSGKSCPTGATSLEFSNSRNVEINGLASEDSQKFHIVINSCQNVKVQNVKVSAAGDSPNTDGIHVEGSTGVTILNSKIGTGDDCVSIGPGTTNLWIENVACGPGHGISIGSLGKEVREAGVQNVTVKTATFTGTENGVRIKSWGRASSGFARNILFQHAVMINVKNPIVIDQDYCPGEKNCPGQESGVKITDVRYQDIHGSSATEVAVKLDCSKSEPCTGIELEDVKLTYNSKPAEASCSNAAGKASGFIQPSSCV, from the exons ATGGCAAAAACATTCAGCTTTCATGCTCTTACATTTCTCTTTATTACCTTCATTACTTCAACAATGGCAGCAACTTACAATGTGCAAAGTTATGGAGCCAAACCTGACGGTCAAACTGATTCCACAAAGGCCTTTCTTACTGCATGGACACAAGTCTGTGCCTCAAATACCCCTGCCACTCTATATGTCCCTCCAGGCAAATTCTCTCTAGGAAAAGTTGAGTTTCAGGGACCATGCAAAAACGGTGCTGTTTCAGTAACCATAGATGGTACCCTTTTAGCTCCATCAGATTATTATTCTAttggtgataaaaaaaattgggtgaTCTTTGAAAATGTGAACGGACTTACTGTTTCTGGTGGTGTTCTTTATGGTCAAGGTTCTAAATTGTGGTCTTGTAAGTCATCCGGGAAGTCTTGCCCTACCGGTGCAACg TCACTAGAATTTTCTAATTCAAGAAACGTTGAAATAAATGGGTTAGCATCAGAAGATAGTCAAAAGTTTCACATTGTGATCAATAGCTGCCAGAATGTGAAGGTGCAAAATGTGAAAGTCTCGGCGGCCGGCGACAGCCCGAACACCGACGGAATTCACGTTGAAGGGTCAACTGGTGTGACAATATTGAACTCTAAGATTGGTACAGGTGATGATTGTGTATCAATAGGCCCTGGAACTACTAATTTATGGATTGAAAATGTTGCTTGTGGACCTGGGCATGGAATCAGCATTGGAAGCTTAGGGAAGGAGGTTAGAGAAGCTGGAGTGCAAAATGTGACAGTAAAAACAGCTACATTTACTGGAACTGAAAATGGGGTGAGGATTAAATCATGGGGGAGAGCTAGCAGTGGATTTGCTAGGAACATTCTTTTCCAACATGCTGTTATGATTAACGTTAAAAATCCAATTGTGATTGATCAAGATTATTGTCCTGGCGAAAAGAATTGTCCTGGCCAG GAATCTGGAGTTAAAATTACCGACGTGAGATACCAAGATATACATGGATCATCGGCGACGGAAGTGGCGGTGAAATTAGATTGTAGCAAAAGCGAGCCATGCACAGGGATTGAGCTGGAGGACGTAAAGCTAACATATAATAGTAAACCAGCTGAAGCTTCTTGTAGTAATGCAGCCGGCAAAGCTTCTGGCTTTATTCAGCCTTCAAGCTGTGTCTAG